One region of Triticum aestivum cultivar Chinese Spring chromosome 6B, IWGSC CS RefSeq v2.1, whole genome shotgun sequence genomic DNA includes:
- the LOC123135632 gene encoding phytosulfokine receptor 1-like: MAGRGRGGALAALLLPVIVLLSWCLSGAAQPSLRCGAGDLAALRGFSAGLDATVDGWPAVADDDEGGCCAWPGVLCGRAGVVGVVLPNRTLRGEVAASLAGLAALRVLNLSGNALRGALPPALLRLRRLEVLDVSSNALAGAIGLGLELPAALVFNVSYNAFNGSHPVLPGAVNLTAYDASGNGFEGPLDAAAVCASSPGLRVLRLSMNRLSGDFPVGFGQCRSLLELSLDGNGITGALPDDLFAATSLRYLSLHTNSISGEIPLGLRNLTGLVRLDLSFNAFSGALPEVFDALAGTLQELSAPSNVLTGGLPATLSLCVNLRVLNLRNNTLTGAIGLDFRAVNSLVYLDLSVNKFTGLIPASLPECAGMTALNLGRNLLTGEIPPSFSTFPSLSFLSLTGNGFSNVTSALRILQRLPNLTSLVLTKNFRGGEAMPEDGIDGFAKIEVLVIANCELTGAIPAWLAGLRRLKVLDISWNRLAGPIPPLLGELDRLFYLDISNNSLQGEIPASLTRMPALLAGSGNGRDDDDEKVQDFPFFMRRNVSAKGRQYNQVSSFPASLVLARNNLTGGVPAALGALARLHIVDLSWNGFSGPIPPELSEMTSLESLDVSRNALSGAIPASLTRLSFLSHFSVADNNLSGEIPIGGQFFTFSSADFAGNPFLCGFHVGRKCDRKGDDQATDGTTGTNDGRKSAASAGVVAAICVGTALLVAVGLGATWRAWSRRRQEDNACRVAAGDDEESTDSSAARSSTLVLLFPCDEEEEETTVITLDQVVKATGDFDESRIVGCGGFGMVYRATLAEGRDVAVKRLSGDFHQMEREFRAEVEALSRVRHRNLVALRGYCRLGKDVRLLIYPYMENGSLDHWLHERADAGDALPWPARLRIALGAARGLAHLHGGGGGARVMHRDVKSSNILLDAAMEARLGDFGLARLARGSDDTHVTTDLVGTLGYIPPEYGHSPAATYRGDVYSMGVVLVELVTGRRPVDMAARLGARDVTAWAVRLRREGRGREAVDAAVPGRHREEAARVLDLACACVSEDPKARPTAQQLVERLDAIAGAGAAREIRSGTVDN; encoded by the coding sequence ATGGCGGGGCGAGGCAGAGGTGGTGCGCTGGCGGCGCTGCTGCTGCCGGTGATCGTGCTGCTGTCGTGGTGCCTGAGCGGCGCGGCGCAGCCATCACTGCGGTGCGGGGCCGGTGACCTCGCCGCGCTCAGAGGGTTCTCGGCGGGCCTTGATGCCACTGTGGATGGATGGCCGGCCGTCGCTGATGACGATGAAGGCGGCTGCTGCGCGTGGCCTGGCGTGCTCTGCGGCCGCGCGGGCGTCGTCGGGGTGGTGCTGCCGAACCGGACGCTTCGGGGGGAGGTGGCCGCGTCGCTCGCCGGGCTGGCGGCGCTCCGCGTGCTCAACCTCTCCGGCAACGCGCTGCGGGGCGCGCTCCCGCCCGCGCTCCTCCGGCTGCGCCGACTCGAGGTGCTCGACGTCAGCTCCAACGCGCTCGCCGGCGCGATCGGGCTCGGGCTCGAGCTCCCGGCGGCGCTGGTGTTCAACGTGTCGTACAACGCGTTCAACGGCAGCCACCCGGTGCTCCCCGGCGCCGTGAACCTCACGGCGTACGACGCGTCCGGCAACGGCTTCGAGGGACCCCTGGACGCCGCGGCGGTCTGCGCGTCCTCGCCGGGGCTGCGGGTCCTGCGGCTGTCCATGAACAGGCTCTCCGGTGACTTCCCTGTCGGGTTCGGCCAATGCCGGTCGCTTCTTGAGCTCTCGCTCGACGGGAACGGCATCACCGGCGCCCTCCCAGATGACCTCTTTGCCGCCACGTCGCTGCGGTACCTCTCCCTCCACACCAActccatctccggcgagatcccgtTGGGGCTCCGCAACCTCACCGGCCTCGTCCGCCTCGACCTCTCCTTCAACGCATTCTCTGGTGCGCTGCCCGAGGTGTTCGACGCGCTGGCCGGCACGCTCCAGGAGCTCTCGGCGCCGAGCAACGTGCTCACCGGTGGCCTTCCCGCCACGCTCTCGCTGTGCGTGAACCTTCGCGTCCTCAACCTCCGCAACAACACGCTCACCGGCGCCATCGGCCTGGACTTCCGCGCCGTCAATAGCCTCGTCTACCTCGACCTGAGCGTCAACAAGTTCACGGGCCTCATCCCGGCGAGCCTCCCCGAGTGCGCCGGCATGACGGCGCTCAACCTCGGCCGAAACCTCCTCACCGGCGAGATACCGCCGTCGTTCTCCACGTTCCCGTCGCTCTCCTTCCTGTCCCTCACCGGCAACGGCTTCTCCAACGTCACGTCGGCGTTGAGGATACTGCAGCGCTTGCCCAACCTGACGAGCCTCGTGCTCACCAAGAACTTCCGCGGCGGCGAGGCGATGCCAGAGGACGGCATCGACGGGTTCGCCAAGATCGAGGTGCTCGTCATTGCCAACTGCGAGCTCACCGGCGCGATCCCGGCGTGGCTCGCTGGGCTCCGGAGGCTCAAGGTGCTCGACATCTCGTGGAACCGGCTCGCCGGCCCGATCCCGCCACTGCTCGGCGAGCTCGACCGCCTCTTCTACCTCGACATATCGAACAACTCGCTGCAGGGGGAGATCCCGGCCAGCCTGACGCGGATGCCGGCGCTGCTGGCCGGCAGCGGCAATGGCCGTGACGACGACGACGAGAAGGTGCAGGACTTCCCGTTCTTTATGCGCCGGAACGTGTCGGCGAAAGGACGGCAGTATAACCAGGTGAGCAGCTTCCCGGCGTCGCTCGTGCTGGCGCGGAACAACCTCACCGGTGGCGTGCCGGCGGCTCTGGGAGCGCTGGCCAGATTGCACATCGTCGACCTTAGCTGGAACGGCTTCTCGGGGCCCATCCCGCCGGAGCTGTCGGAAATGACGAGCCTCGAGTCCCTCGACGTGTCGCGCAACGCGCTCTCCGGCGCCATCCCGGCGTCTCTGACGCGGCTCAGCTTCCTCTCCCACTTCTCCGTCGCGGACAACAACCTCTCCGGCGAGATCCCCATCGGCGGCCAGTTCTTCACCTTCTCGAGCGCCGACTTCGCCGGGAACCCGTTCCTGTGCGGTTTCCACGTGGGACGGAAGTGCGACCGGAAGGGAGATGATCAGGCCACGGACGGCACGACCGGGACCAATGACGGCCGGAAGAGCGCCGCTAGTGCCGGCGTCGTGGCGGCCATATGCGTCGGCACGGCGCTGCTGGTCGCCGTGGGCCTTGGCGCGACGTGGCGGGCGTGGTCGAGGCGGCGGCAGGAGGACAACGCCTGCAGGGTGGCCGCCGGCGACGACGAGGAAAGCACCGATTCGTCCGCGGCGAGGTCGTCGACGCTGGTGCTCCTCTTCCCCtgcgacgaagaagaggaggagacgACGGTGATTACGCTTGACCAGGTGGTGAAGGCGACGGGCGACTTCGACGAGTCCCGCATCGTCGGGTGCGGCGGGTTCGGCATGGTGTACCGCGCGACGCTGGCGGAAGGGCGCGACGTCGCCGTGAAGCGCCTCTCCGGCGATTTCCACCAGATGGAGCGCGAGTTccgggcggaggtggaggcgctcTCCCGCGTGCGCCACCGCAACCTCGTCGCCCTGCGCGGCTACTGCCGCCTCGGCAAGGACGTCCGCCTCCTCATCTACCCGTACATGGAGAACGGCAGCCTGGACCACTGGCTCCACGAGCGCGCGGACGCCGGCGACGCCCTGCCATGGCCGGCGCGGCTGCGGATCGCCCTGGGCGCGGCGCGCGGGCTGGCGCACCTgcacggcggaggcggcggcgcgcgggtgaTGCACCGGGATGTGAAGTCGAGCAACATCCTGCTGGACGCGGCCATGGAGGCGCGGCTGGGGGACTTCGGGCTGGCGCGGCTGGCGCGCGGGAGCGACGACACGCACGTGACGACGGACCTGGTGGGCACGCTGGGGTACATCCCGCCGGAGTACGGGCACTCGCCGGCGGCGACGTACCGGGGCGACGTGTACAGCATGGGGGTGGTGCTGGTGGAGCTGGTGACGGGGCGGCGGCCCGTGGACATGGCGGCGCGGCTCGGCGCGCGGGACGTGACGGCGTGGGCGGTGCGGCTCCGGCGGGAGGGGCGGGGCCGCGAGGCCGTGGACGCCGCCGTGCCGGGGCGGCAccgggaggaggcggcgagggtgCTGGATCTGGCGTGCGCCTGCGTCAGCGAGGACCCCAAGGCGAGGCCCACGGCGCAGCAGCTCGTCGAGCGGCTCGACGccatcgccggcgccggcgccgcccggGAGATTCGCTCCGGCACGGTAGATAACTGA
- the LOC123135633 gene encoding probable WRKY transcription factor 19 isoform X2, with product MGHDNITHIEKLTADGSIADRKCCQEPGCDEIVSGRVMYCSSHTRGHSSQQLGYLQSSQKTSDLYMPPVKGRQCTEPSASAEQDINIKYEGNDQGKLNDRSGNTQGNTGQLILGGPDTLCKHDNCKKQAQSNALYCKLHSGGSKGCLVRDCVKAAHGGTPLCIGHGGGKRCVVAGCPNAACGQGRSEHCVRHGGGKRCKFEGCVKGAQGNTDFCIRHGGGRRCKSEGCTKSAQGRTDFCIKHGGGTRCQFQGCNSSAKWGTDHCSVHRKSLLGETPEALPLPSAKRRGAKKPKKEVKPPPLASQLTVTTAGSSAPQAKGILHMPSNRELSHKIVMAAGQAAMAPAQVLPLSMKPPAPSPSGAEKEAAAASSTTLNL from the exons ATGGGGCATGATAATATCACTCATATAGAG AAGCTCACGGCGGATGGTTCCATTGCTG ACAGGAAATGTTGCCAGGAACCTGGCTGCGATGAGATTGTCAGTGGAAGGGTAATGTACTGCAGTAGTCACACTAGAGGGCATTCATCCCAACAGCTTGGTTACCTCCAGAGTTCACAGAAAACCTCAGATTTATACATGCCCCCTGTTAAAGGCAGACAGTGTACTGAACCCAGTGCCAGTGCAGAGCAAGACATAAATATCAAGTATGAGGGGAATGATCAAGGCAAACTCAATGATAGATCTGGGAATACTCAGGGAAACACTGGGCAACTAATCTTGGGTGGCCCTGACACGCTTTGCAAGCACGACAACTGCAAAAAGCAGGCCCAGAGTAACGCATTGTACTGCAAGCTACATAGTGGTGGTAGTAAGGGTTGCCTGGTACGGGACTGTGTGAAAGCTGCACATGGCGGCACGCCTCTATGCATCGGCCACGGAGGAGGGAAGCGTTGCGTTGTTGCTGGATGTCCAAACGCTGCATGTGGCCAGGGCCGCAGTGAGCACTGTGTGAGGCATGGTGGTGGCAAGAGATGCAAGTTTGAAGGGTGCGTGAAGGGTGCGCAAGGGAACACAGACTTCTGCATCAGGCATGGTGGGGGAAGGCGGTGCAAGTCCGAAGGATGCACAAAGAGCGCACAAGGACGCACGGATTTCTGCATCAAGCATGGCGGCGGCACCCGGTGCCAGTTCCAAGGATGCAACTCCAGCGCAAAATGGGGGACGGACCACTGCTCCGTGCATCGGAAGAGTTTGCTGGGCGAGACGCCTGAAGCCTTGCCGCTTCCTTCTGCCAAGCGTCGCGGAGCCAAGAAACCCAAAAAGGAAGTAAAGCCGCCGCCTCTGGCCTCCCAGCTGACTGTCACCACTGCTGGGAGCAGCGCACCGCAAGCAAAGGGTATTCTTCACATGCCTTCAAACCGTGAACTGTCGCACAAGATCGTGATGGCGGCCGGGCAAGCCGCCATGGCTCCTGCCCAGGTGTTACCGCTGTCCATGAAACCTCCAGCACCGTCGCCGTCGGGGGCGGAGAAggaagcggcggcggcgagcagcacGACGCTGAATCTTTAG
- the LOC123135633 gene encoding probable WRKY transcription factor 19 isoform X1, producing the protein MLTFLVVLTFFWVQKLTADGSIADRKCCQEPGCDEIVSGRVMYCSSHTRGHSSQQLGYLQSSQKTSDLYMPPVKGRQCTEPSASAEQDINIKYEGNDQGKLNDRSGNTQGNTGQLILGGPDTLCKHDNCKKQAQSNALYCKLHSGGSKGCLVRDCVKAAHGGTPLCIGHGGGKRCVVAGCPNAACGQGRSEHCVRHGGGKRCKFEGCVKGAQGNTDFCIRHGGGRRCKSEGCTKSAQGRTDFCIKHGGGTRCQFQGCNSSAKWGTDHCSVHRKSLLGETPEALPLPSAKRRGAKKPKKEVKPPPLASQLTVTTAGSSAPQAKGILHMPSNRELSHKIVMAAGQAAMAPAQVLPLSMKPPAPSPSGAEKEAAAASSTTLNL; encoded by the exons ATGCTGACATTTCTTGTTGTTCTCACTTTTTTTTGGGTACAGAAGCTCACGGCGGATGGTTCCATTGCTG ACAGGAAATGTTGCCAGGAACCTGGCTGCGATGAGATTGTCAGTGGAAGGGTAATGTACTGCAGTAGTCACACTAGAGGGCATTCATCCCAACAGCTTGGTTACCTCCAGAGTTCACAGAAAACCTCAGATTTATACATGCCCCCTGTTAAAGGCAGACAGTGTACTGAACCCAGTGCCAGTGCAGAGCAAGACATAAATATCAAGTATGAGGGGAATGATCAAGGCAAACTCAATGATAGATCTGGGAATACTCAGGGAAACACTGGGCAACTAATCTTGGGTGGCCCTGACACGCTTTGCAAGCACGACAACTGCAAAAAGCAGGCCCAGAGTAACGCATTGTACTGCAAGCTACATAGTGGTGGTAGTAAGGGTTGCCTGGTACGGGACTGTGTGAAAGCTGCACATGGCGGCACGCCTCTATGCATCGGCCACGGAGGAGGGAAGCGTTGCGTTGTTGCTGGATGTCCAAACGCTGCATGTGGCCAGGGCCGCAGTGAGCACTGTGTGAGGCATGGTGGTGGCAAGAGATGCAAGTTTGAAGGGTGCGTGAAGGGTGCGCAAGGGAACACAGACTTCTGCATCAGGCATGGTGGGGGAAGGCGGTGCAAGTCCGAAGGATGCACAAAGAGCGCACAAGGACGCACGGATTTCTGCATCAAGCATGGCGGCGGCACCCGGTGCCAGTTCCAAGGATGCAACTCCAGCGCAAAATGGGGGACGGACCACTGCTCCGTGCATCGGAAGAGTTTGCTGGGCGAGACGCCTGAAGCCTTGCCGCTTCCTTCTGCCAAGCGTCGCGGAGCCAAGAAACCCAAAAAGGAAGTAAAGCCGCCGCCTCTGGCCTCCCAGCTGACTGTCACCACTGCTGGGAGCAGCGCACCGCAAGCAAAGGGTATTCTTCACATGCCTTCAAACCGTGAACTGTCGCACAAGATCGTGATGGCGGCCGGGCAAGCCGCCATGGCTCCTGCCCAGGTGTTACCGCTGTCCATGAAACCTCCAGCACCGTCGCCGTCGGGGGCGGAGAAggaagcggcggcggcgagcagcacGACGCTGAATCTTTAG